ACCTTAGCGGCTGTACTAGAAATTACTCGCAGCGAACCAGACGTAGAAAACTCGTGGCGAGCACGTAGCTCACATGTACTCGCGAAAATCCTCGAGCGGCGCATCGAAGTCATCGCGAACGACGACGAACTCGCGGGCCCAGCCGAAGTTGGTGGCGGCGGTTGGGTTCGTCGTTTCCGATGGGGCGGGACGTGGCTGTTCAGCCGTCGACGCGAGCTCCGCGTTGAGATAGTCCCGCAGTCGCCGTTTCTCATCGGCGGATAACTGACGAATCGATGACAAAGCGTCTTCGAGTGGTGACATATCGGAATTATACGCTGAGGCATCAAACTTCGCGCTAGCGCAATAAAAAACCCCCGGCGCGGAGGTCTAGCCGCGACGGGGGATTATTTTTTGCTGCGAATGAGCGGCCGCCTGGAGAGGGGCGGCCGCTTTGCTGGTCGTCTTACTAGACCAGCTCTTTGCGAGCGCCGATCAAGGTCCGCAGACGTTCGGCCAACAGGGCCGCGTCGAACGGTTTCTTGAACGTCTCGTTGATCGTCGAGCGATCGAAGCTGTTGCTGTTGCCGTCGTCCGGCAACAAGGCAATCAGAATCGTGTCGGCGTATTCCGGGTTGCGGCGCAGGTTCTGGCAGATCTGCAACGCTTCGGTGCGGCCGATTGAGAAATCGACGATGATGCAATCCGGGTGGAAGCTCTCGGCTTGAATGCCGGCTTCGAAGCCCGAGGCGGCGACCGCCAGCTTGAATGATCTTTCAAGCGGGAGTTCGCGCTTCAAGTTTTCGATCAGAAGTTGATCCTGGCCGACCACGAGGACCTTGGCCATGGCCTCGTCTTCGAGGTCGCCCAAGGGCATGCCGTGTTCTTTGAGGAACCGGATCAGATATTCGCGTGGGATGCGACGATCTTGCGATCCGGGGATGCGGTAACCTTTCAGGCGTCCCGAGTCAAACCATTTGCTGACGGTGCGCGGGGCGACCTTACAGATTTTTGCGACTTGACCTGTCGTGAAGACCTTCATCGCGGGCTCTCCATTTCACATTCGCTATGGTTTCGGGTGTTGGTTCTTCCAGGCGGTGTCCTGGCGTGAACCAATTGGTCGGCCCCTTGTTCTCTCGCCGGCTGGCTTCGCATCAATCCTTCGGGCTGGCTGTGGGATGCGAAGCTTCGTGCGGCGGTGGAAAACATCTGGGTTCGGGGCTCTCCAACAATTTCACTCAGTTTGCTCGGCTGTGGCTCAGTTCCCTCTGGCCCGCGCCCTAACAGTCACCATCGGCTAACAGCCAATTGGAAGTCAGTGAAAATCCGTAAAATGGGGAACGGCAGGTTCAACCGCTCTAGTACGGATAATCCCTGACTACCTGGCGACACTCGGCGAAGCGCGGAGCAGGGGAGGCCGGCGTCCAATTGGGCCGACGCGCACCGCTTTGGGAGCGGAGCGCGCAGGCGACCGATGGTCGTCCACGGCTTTGTAGGCAGGACCCCCCTGCTACTCGTTCCCACCTGCGGCGACCGCGACGAACTGCATGTTGCGGCCGTGTGAGAACAAGCCTTCCGAATGGTACTTTCGATAAAACCGAGGCTGATACTTTAGAAACTTTGCCCAGTCGTACCGTTCAGGCCCTTGGCGCGATGCCTAAC
The sequence above is drawn from the Planctomycetia bacterium genome and encodes:
- a CDS encoding helix-turn-helix domain-containing protein; the protein is MKVFTTGQVAKICKVAPRTVSKWFDSGRLKGYRIPGSQDRRIPREYLIRFLKEHGMPLGDLEDEAMAKVLVVGQDQLLIENLKRELPLERSFKLAVAASGFEAGIQAESFHPDCIIVDFSIGRTEALQICQNLRRNPEYADTILIALLPDDGNSNSFDRSTINETFKKPFDAALLAERLRTLIGARKELV
- a CDS encoding DUF2281 domain-containing protein, with the protein product MSPLEDALSSIRQLSADEKRRLRDYLNAELASTAEQPRPAPSETTNPTAATNFGWAREFVVVRDDFDAPLEDFREYM